A window of Waddliaceae bacterium genomic DNA:
TCGACGTCGATGGGCGAGCTCGCCGACGCATGGTCGACAGAAGGCAAGAAAAACATATGGGGCAACGTCCCTCATATCTCCGAGCTGCAGAGCGAAGCCGGTGCTAGCGGTTCAGTGCATGGCTCCTTGCAATGTGGTGCCTTAACAACGACATTCACCGCGTCACAAGGCCTGCTGCTTATGATACCAAACCTCTTCAAGATTGCCGGGGAGCTGACACCTGCAGTGCTTCACGTTGCGGCGCGTTCTATAGCATGCCAGTCGTTGTCGATTTTCTGCGACCACTCCGACGTCATGTCATGCAGAACGACGGGAGTGTCGATGCTTTCGTCGAGCACCGTCCAGGAAGCTCACCATATGGCGCTAATAGCTCAGGCCGCCACGCTTAAAAGCCGCATACCTTTCATACATTTCTTCGACGGCTTCAGGACATCGCACGAGCTCAACAAGATAGAGCTTCTCTCCGACGAGCAGATAGAGGCTATGATCGATGACGACCTCGTCATCGCACACCGCAATAGAGGCCTTACCCCAGAGAAACCAGTCGTCAGGGGCACGGCACAGAACCCCGACGTCTTCTTCCAAGGAAGAGAGACAGTGAACTCTTTCTACGAAGCAACACCTGATATCGTCCAAGAGGCTATGGATAAATTCGCAGAACTTACCGGCGTGAAATATCGTCCTTTCGATTATTATGGCGCTGCCGACGCAGAACGTGTCATCATCATTATGGGGTCAGGTGCCGACACTCTTGCCGAAACAGTACCATATATTAACGAAACTTCCGACGAGAAAGTCGGGTATATCGTAGTACGCCTATATAGACCATTCTCTGTGAAGAAATTCCTAGAAGTCGTTCCTGCAACGACGAAAACTATCGCCGTCCTCGACAGAACAAAAGAACCGGGAGCGACAGGGGAGCCGTTATATCAAGATATCGTTACTGCGTTCAACGAAGGATCCTTATCGGGAACGCTGCCGACAGAAGCCATGCCTAAAATCGTAGGAGGAAGGTATGGTATATCTTCTAAAGAATTCACCCCTGCCATGATAAAAGGTATCTTCGATGAGATGAAGAAAGACGCCCCAAAGAACCATTTCACTGTGGGAATCATCGACGACGTCACCAATACAAACATCGACTACGACGCTGCTTTTACAATACAGAAAGGTGATTCTGTGAAGGCGATGTTCTATGGCCTCGGCTCCGACGGCACTGTTGGTGCTAACAAAAATTCTATTAAGATCATTGGCGAAGAGACCGACAACTATGCCCAAGGGTATTTTGTCTACGACTCCAAGAAGTCGGGTTCTAAAACGATATCACATCTGCGTTTCGGTCCGGAGCCAATCCATGCTCCATACCTTATACAGAATGCTAATTTCATAGGATGCCACCAGTTTCCTTTCCTCGACCAGATCGACATCCTTAAAAATGCAGCACAAGGAGCGACGTTCCTCATCAATAGCCCATACAGCAAAGATGACGTGTGGCAGCATCTTCCCAAAAACGTTCAGCAACAAATCCTCGACAAAGGCCTTAAGCTTTATGTCATCGATGCCTACGACGTCGCAAGGAAGACGGGCATGGGAGCGCGAATAAATACAATAATGCAGACGTGTTTCTTCGCGATATCCGGCGTGCTACCAAAAGAAGAGGCTATCGCTAAGATAAAAGAAGCTATAGAGAAGACATATAGCAAGAAAGGCGAAGAAGTCGTCAAGAAAAACTTCGAAGCTGTAGATTCCACCCTTGAGAACCTGTATCAGGTCGAATTCCCAAAAGAAATAACAGGACACGACATCATCGATACAGTCCCTGACGACGCCCCGGAATTCGTCAAGGAATTCACTGCAGAGATAATGGCAGGAAGAGGCGACGACATACCAGTCAGCAAGATGCCTGTCGATGGAACATATCCTTCAGGGACGACGAAGTGGGAAAAACGTAATATCTCTCCTAATGTTTCATGCTGGGACCCCGAGACGTGTATACAGTGTGGCAACTGCTCGTTCGTATGCCCTCACGGTGTGATACGCGCTAAGACGTACGACAAGACAGCACTAGAATCCTCCCCTAAAGGCTTCAAAAGCGCTGACGTCAAGCCGCCAAAAGGCGCCGAAGACAAAGCATATACCCTGCAGATATATCAAGAAGATTGTACGGGCTGCGGGCTTTGTGTCGAGGCATGCCCTGTTAAGAACAAAGAAAATCCTGAGATGAAAGCGATAAATATGGTAGACAAAGCTTCTATCTTCGAGCAGGAGAAGAAAAACGTTGCCTTCTTCGAGACGCTGCCCGATGCTGACAGAAAAGAACTAAACCTCGCTACAGTAAAAGGCCTGCAAAGTGCACAGCCGCTCTTTGAGTTCTCGGGAGCCTGTGCAGGGTGTGGTGAGACGCCATACGTCAAACTCCTCAGCCAGCTGTATGGCGAGAGGCTTCTCGTTGCCAACGCTACG
This region includes:
- the nifJ gene encoding pyruvate:ferredoxin (flavodoxin) oxidoreductase: MSSKKKSNIVIMDANEATAYVAYRVNEVCAIYPITPSTSMGELADAWSTEGKKNIWGNVPHISELQSEAGASGSVHGSLQCGALTTTFTASQGLLLMIPNLFKIAGELTPAVLHVAARSIACQSLSIFCDHSDVMSCRTTGVSMLSSSTVQEAHHMALIAQAATLKSRIPFIHFFDGFRTSHELNKIELLSDEQIEAMIDDDLVIAHRNRGLTPEKPVVRGTAQNPDVFFQGRETVNSFYEATPDIVQEAMDKFAELTGVKYRPFDYYGAADAERVIIIMGSGADTLAETVPYINETSDEKVGYIVVRLYRPFSVKKFLEVVPATTKTIAVLDRTKEPGATGEPLYQDIVTAFNEGSLSGTLPTEAMPKIVGGRYGISSKEFTPAMIKGIFDEMKKDAPKNHFTVGIIDDVTNTNIDYDAAFTIQKGDSVKAMFYGLGSDGTVGANKNSIKIIGEETDNYAQGYFVYDSKKSGSKTISHLRFGPEPIHAPYLIQNANFIGCHQFPFLDQIDILKNAAQGATFLINSPYSKDDVWQHLPKNVQQQILDKGLKLYVIDAYDVARKTGMGARINTIMQTCFFAISGVLPKEEAIAKIKEAIEKTYSKKGEEVVKKNFEAVDSTLENLYQVEFPKEITGHDIIDTVPDDAPEFVKEFTAEIMAGRGDDIPVSKMPVDGTYPSGTTKWEKRNISPNVSCWDPETCIQCGNCSFVCPHGVIRAKTYDKTALESSPKGFKSADVKPPKGAEDKAYTLQIYQEDCTGCGLCVEACPVKNKENPEMKAINMVDKASIFEQEKKNVAFFETLPDADRKELNLATVKGLQSAQPLFEFSGACAGCGETPYVKLLSQLYGERLLVANATGCSSIYGGNLPTTPWTHTKEGRGPAWANSLFEDNAEFGFGFLIASEKRTAMAKILVKDLAGEIGEDLARDLVDAEQNTEEEIQNQHGRVAALKEKLQNSEDKKAKHLVSLADNLLKRSIWTVGGDGWAYDIGYGGLDHALASGKNVKVLVLDTEVYSNTGGQMSKATPRAAVAKFAAGGKKGAKKDLAMMMTTYGNIYVARIAMGANQRQAIQAIREAEEHDGPAIVVAYSQCIAHGIDMRKGMNQQKLAVECGYWPLMRYNPKLVEEGKNPFVLDSKKPTIPLKDYAYNEVRYTTLIKSDPEEAARLLELAQKDVDDKWKTYETRASQG